Proteins from a genomic interval of Oncorhynchus clarkii lewisi isolate Uvic-CL-2024 chromosome 13, UVic_Ocla_1.0, whole genome shotgun sequence:
- the LOC139424733 gene encoding protein jagged-1b-like isoform X1 encodes MILRPSSSCAAFSIHVFLQCMWIKVAVASGHFELQIVSMQNVNGELQTGVCCDGSRNAVDRRCTRDECDTYFKVCLKEYQLKVSSAGPCSFGTASTPVVGGNTFSLRNTRSDKSRIVLPFSFAWPRSYTLIVEALDFNNDSSTGSGGGERIEKAVQSGMINPGRQWQSLKHNGPVGQFEYQIRVSCDEHYYGFGCNKFCRPRNDFFGHYNCDHNGNKTCLEGWSGPECSTAICRQGCSTEHGSCKLPGDCKCLYGWQGEYCDKCIPHPGCVHGSCVEPWQCLCDTNFGGQLCDKDLNTCGTFQPCLNMGTCSNTGPDKYHCACPDGYSGVNCEKAEHACLSEPCFNGGSCLETSQGFECQCAPGWSGPSCSINVDECVPNPCGHGGTCQDQVNGFKCTCPFQWSGKTCLIDANECEGDPCLNANSCRNLIGGYFCECLPGWMGQNCDTNINDCRDQCQNGGTCKDMVNGYRCVCPSGFGGEHCEKDVDECASGPCLNGGRCKDDVNGFQCLCLPGFSGNFCQLDIDYCMPNPCQNGAQCFNLATDYFCKCPEDYEGKNCSHLKDHCRTTPCKVIDSCTVAVASNSTPGGMRLISSNVCGPHGRCRSQAGGQFSCECQEGFTGTYCHENINDCESGPCQNGGTCIDKVSLYQCICAEGWEGPNCDNNIDDCNTNPCRNRGTCRDLVNDFYCECKNGWKGKTCHSRESQCDEATCNNGGTCYDEGDTFKCMCAAGWEGSTCNIAKNSSCLPSPCENGGTCVVSGDSFTCVCKEGWEGLTCNQNSNDCNPHPCYNSGTCVDGDNWYRCECAAGFAGPDCRININECQSSPCAFGSTCVDEINGYRCLCPPGRAGPRCQEVAGRPCVVSGLVAVDGTKWDDDCNTCQCHNGKVTCTMIWCGPKSCRVHSKSHSGGECPVGQMCVPVRDECCFVKPCPSQGECWSASHSPKPHAKCHPESNCANVTFTFNKDTMPQGLTVENICSELRSLYVVRNLSSEYSVSMTCEPSATANNEIHVAISTEDPRRGKAPIKEITDKFIDLVSKRNGNSTITTAVIEVRVQRRQSHNPNADYLVPLLVSVVIVIWLLAVVSAFIWCLKRRRKPSTHTGVNTQSSSPATTAEDTNNAVNNVREQLNQIKNPIDKHGLTNGLPPVKEHPNHHHYHYEDKNSLINAKIRTNNSDVGSHHSDDEESEKRFQKARFPRHTPYTLVDREERSPQPLRTAGKHPNWINKQDNRDLESAQSLNRMEFIV; translated from the exons aggtcCTATACGTTGATCGTGGAGGCCTTGGACTTCAACAATGACTCTTCTACGGGCA GCGGCGGAGGCGAGAGGATCGAGAAGGCTGTTCAGTCGGGCATGATCAACCCCGGCCGCCAGTGGCAGAGCCTGAAGCACAACGGCCCGGTGGGCCAGTTCGAGTACCAGATTCGGGTCAGCTGCGACGAGCACTACTATGGTTTCGGCTGCAACAAGTTCTGCCGTCCGCGCAACGACTTTTTTGGCCACTACAACTGCGACCACAACGGCAACAAGACCTGCCTCGAAGGGTGGTCTGGACCAGAATGCAGCACTG cTATTTGCAGGCAAGGCTGCAGCACTGAACACGGTTCCTGTAAATTGCCCGGAGATTGCAA GTGTCTGTACGGCTGGCAGGGCGAGTACTGTGATAAGTGCATCCCTCACCCGGGCTGTGTGCATGGAAGCTGCGTGGAACCGTGGCAGTGCCTCTGTGACACAAACTTTGGCGGCCAGCTCTGCGACAAAG ACCTGAACACATGTGGTACGTTCCAGCCCTGTCTGAACATGGGGACCTGCAGCAACACTGGACCTGACAAGTACCACTGTGCCTGTCCTGACGGCTACTCTGGTGTCAACTGCGAGAAAG CAGAGCATGCCTGTCTGTCGGAGCCCTGTTTTAACGGAGGGAGCTGTTTGGAGACCAGTCAGGGCTTCGAGTGCCAGTGTGCCCCCGGCTGGAGTGGCCCCTCCTGCAGCATCA atgTGGACGAGTGTGTCCCCAACCCCTGTGGCCACGGGGGCACTTGCCAGGACCAGGTCAACGGCTTCAAGTGCACCTGTCCTTTCCAGTGGAGCGGCAAGACCTGCCTCATCG ACGCCAATGAGTGCGAAGGCGACCCCTGCCTGAATGCCAACTCCTGCCGGAACCTGATTGGAGGGTACTTCTGCGAGTGCCTCCCTGGTTGGATGGGCCAGAACTGCGACACCA ATATTAATGACTGCCGGGACCAGTGTCAAAATGGGGGAACCTGCAAG GACATGGTGAACGGGTACCGCTGTGTTTGTCCGTCGGGCTTCGGCGGTGAGCACTGCGAGAAGGATGTAGATGAGTGTGCCAGTGGCCCGTGCCTGAACGGCGGCCGTTGCAAGGACGACGTCAACGGCTTCCAGTGCCTGTGCCTGCCCGGTTTCTCTGGCAACTTCTGTCAG CTGGATATCGACTACTGCATGCCGAACCCATGTCAAAACGGGGCCCAGTGTTTCAACCTGGCTACTGACTACTTCTGCAAATGTCCCGAAGACTATGAGGGCAAGAACTGTTCCCATTTGAAGGACCACTGTCGTACCACACCCTGCAAAG tgattGACAGCTGCACGGTTGCCGTGGCATCCAACAGCACCCCTGGGGGCATGCGTCTGATTTCGTCCAATGTGTGCGGGCCCCACGGGCGCTGCCGGAGCCAGGCTGGGGGCCAGTTCAGCTGCGAGTGCCAGGAGGGCTTCACTGGGACATACTGCCATGAGA ATATAAATGACTGTGAAAGCGGCCCGTGTCAGAACGGGGGAACGTGTATTGACAAAGTCAGCCTGTACCAGTGCATCTGTGCCGAGGGTTGGGAGGGACCCAACTGCGACAACA ACATTGACGACTGCAACACCAACCCCTGTCGTAACCGCGGCACGTGCCGGGACCTGGTGAACGACTTCTACTGTGAGTGTAAGAACGGATGGAAGGGCAAGACATGTCACTCAA GGGAGAGCCAGTGTGACGAGGCGACATGCAACAATGGCGGAACGTGCTACGATGAAGGGGACACCTTCAAATGCATGTGTGCCGCCGGATGGGAGGGTTCCACCTGTAATATAG CTAAGAACAGCAGCTGTCTGCCTAGCCCTTGTGAGAACGGAGGCACCTGTGTGGTCAGTGGAGACTCTTTCACCTGTGTCTGCAAAGAGGGCTGGGAGGGCCTGACCTGCAACCAAA ATTCCAACGACTGCAATCCTCACCCTTG CTATAACAGTGGAACCTGTGTGGACGGAGATAACTGGTACCGGTGTGAGTGTGCCGCAGGATTCGCAGGACCAGACTGCAGGATTA ACATCAACGAGTGCCAGTCGTCGCCTTGTGCGTTCGGCTCCACCTGCGTAGATGAGATCAACGGCTACCGCTGCCTGTGTCCACCAGGGAGGGCCGGCCCCAGATGCCAAGAAG TTGCTGGGAGACCCTGTGTTGTCAGTGGTCTGGTGGCCGTGGACGGGACCAAATGGGACGACGATTGCAACACCTGCCAGTGCCACAATGGGAAGGTCACCTGTACAATG ATCTGGTGCGGTCCCAAATCCTGCCGGGTCCACAGTAAAAGCCACAGTGGTGGCGAGTGCCCGGTCGGTCAGATGTGTGTGCCCGTTCGGGACGAGTGCTGTTTTGTCAAACCATGCCCCAGCCAGGGCGAGTGCTGGTCGGCCTCCCACAGTCCCAAGCCCCACGCAAAGTGCCACCCCGAGAGCAACTGTGCCAATGTCACCTTCACCTTCAACAAGGACACCATGCCACAG ggctTGACTGTTGAGAACATCTGCAGCGAGCTAAGGAGTCTGTATGTGGTGAGGAACCTCTCGTCAGAGTACTCGGTGTCCATGACATGCGAGCCATCGGCCACAGCCAACAACGAGATCCATGTAGCCATC tcgaCGGAGGACCCCAGAAGAGGCAAGGCCCCTATCAAGGAAATCACGGACAAGTTCATAGACCTGGTCAGCAAGCGAAACGGCAACAGCACTATCACCACAGCCGTCATCGAGGTCCGCGTCCAGAGGAGGCAGAGCCACAACCCCAATG CAGACTACCTGGTCCCCCTGCTGGTGTCCGTAGTCATCGTCATCTGGCTCCTGGCTGTGGTCTCTGCTTTTATCTGGTGCCTCAAGCGGCGCCGAAAGCCCAGCACCCACACGGGTGTCAACACCCAGTCGTCGTCCCCAGCGACGACAGCCGAAGACACCAACAACGCAGTCAACAACGTGCGCGAGCAGCTCAACCAGATCAAGAATCCCATCGATAAACACGGTCTGACCAATGGCCTACCCCCAGTTAAAGAAcaccccaaccaccaccactatcactatgaGGACAAGAACTCTCTTATCAATGCCAAAATTAGAACAAACAACTCTGACGTGGGTAGCCACCATTCGGATGACGAGGAGTCTGAGAAGAGGTTTCAGAAGGCTAGGTTCCCAAGGCATACGCCATATACGTTAGTGGACCGGGAGGAGCGGAGCCCACAGCCGCTCCGCACGGCCGGCAAACACCCCAACTGGATTAACAAACAGGACAACAGAGACTTGGAGTCGGCGCAGAGCTTAAACCGAATGGAATTCATTGTATAG
- the LOC139424733 gene encoding protein jagged-1b-like isoform X2, with translation MILRPSSSCAAFSIHVFLQCMWIKVAVASGHFELQIVSMQNVNGELQTGVCCDGSRNAVDRRCTRDECDTYFKVCLKEYQLKVSSAGPCSFGTASTPVVGGNTFSLRNTRSDKSRIVLPFSFAWPRSYTLIVEALDFNNDSSTGSGGGERIEKAVQSGMINPGRQWQSLKHNGPVGQFEYQIRVSCDEHYYGFGCNKFCRPRNDFFGHYNCDHNGNKTCLEGWSGPECSTAICRQGCSTEHGSCKLPGDCKCLYGWQGEYCDKCIPHPGCVHGSCVEPWQCLCDTNFGGQLCDKDLNTCGTFQPCLNMGTCSNTGPDKYHCACPDGYSGVNCEKAEHACLSEPCFNGGSCLETSQGFECQCAPGWSGPSCSINVDECVPNPCGHGGTCQDQVNGFKCTCPFQWSGKTCLIDANECEGDPCLNANSCRNLIGGYFCECLPGWMGQNCDTNINDCRDQCQNGGTCKDMVNGYRCVCPSGFGGEHCEKDVDECASGPCLNGGRCKDDVNGFQCLCLPGFSGNFCQLDIDYCMPNPCQNGAQCFNLATDYFCKCPEDYEGKNCSHLKDHCRTTPCKVIDSCTVAVASNSTPGGMRLISSNVCGPHGRCRSQAGGQFSCECQEGFTGTYCHENINDCESGPCQNGGTCIDKVSLYQCICAEGWEGPNCDNNIDDCNTNPCRNRGTCRDLVNDFYCECKNGWKGKTCHSRESQCDEATCNNGGTCYDEGDTFKCMCAAGWEGSTCNIAKNSSCLPSPCENGGTCVVSGDSFTCVCKEGWEGLTCNQNSNDCNPHPCYNSGTCVDGDNWYRCECAAGFAGPDCRININECQSSPCAFGSTCVDEINGYRCLCPPGRAGPRCQEVAGRPCVVSGLVAVDGTKWDDDCNTCQCHNGKVTCTMIWCGPKSCRVHSKSHSGGECPVGQMCVPVRDECCFVKPCPSQGECWSASHSPKPHAKCHPESNCANVTFTFNKDTMPQGLTVENICSELRSLYVVRNLSSEYSVSMTCEPSATANNEIHVAISTEDPRRGKAPIKEITDKFIDLVSKRNGNSTITTAVIEVRVQRRQSHNPNDYLVPLLVSVVIVIWLLAVVSAFIWCLKRRRKPSTHTGVNTQSSSPATTAEDTNNAVNNVREQLNQIKNPIDKHGLTNGLPPVKEHPNHHHYHYEDKNSLINAKIRTNNSDVGSHHSDDEESEKRFQKARFPRHTPYTLVDREERSPQPLRTAGKHPNWINKQDNRDLESAQSLNRMEFIV, from the exons aggtcCTATACGTTGATCGTGGAGGCCTTGGACTTCAACAATGACTCTTCTACGGGCA GCGGCGGAGGCGAGAGGATCGAGAAGGCTGTTCAGTCGGGCATGATCAACCCCGGCCGCCAGTGGCAGAGCCTGAAGCACAACGGCCCGGTGGGCCAGTTCGAGTACCAGATTCGGGTCAGCTGCGACGAGCACTACTATGGTTTCGGCTGCAACAAGTTCTGCCGTCCGCGCAACGACTTTTTTGGCCACTACAACTGCGACCACAACGGCAACAAGACCTGCCTCGAAGGGTGGTCTGGACCAGAATGCAGCACTG cTATTTGCAGGCAAGGCTGCAGCACTGAACACGGTTCCTGTAAATTGCCCGGAGATTGCAA GTGTCTGTACGGCTGGCAGGGCGAGTACTGTGATAAGTGCATCCCTCACCCGGGCTGTGTGCATGGAAGCTGCGTGGAACCGTGGCAGTGCCTCTGTGACACAAACTTTGGCGGCCAGCTCTGCGACAAAG ACCTGAACACATGTGGTACGTTCCAGCCCTGTCTGAACATGGGGACCTGCAGCAACACTGGACCTGACAAGTACCACTGTGCCTGTCCTGACGGCTACTCTGGTGTCAACTGCGAGAAAG CAGAGCATGCCTGTCTGTCGGAGCCCTGTTTTAACGGAGGGAGCTGTTTGGAGACCAGTCAGGGCTTCGAGTGCCAGTGTGCCCCCGGCTGGAGTGGCCCCTCCTGCAGCATCA atgTGGACGAGTGTGTCCCCAACCCCTGTGGCCACGGGGGCACTTGCCAGGACCAGGTCAACGGCTTCAAGTGCACCTGTCCTTTCCAGTGGAGCGGCAAGACCTGCCTCATCG ACGCCAATGAGTGCGAAGGCGACCCCTGCCTGAATGCCAACTCCTGCCGGAACCTGATTGGAGGGTACTTCTGCGAGTGCCTCCCTGGTTGGATGGGCCAGAACTGCGACACCA ATATTAATGACTGCCGGGACCAGTGTCAAAATGGGGGAACCTGCAAG GACATGGTGAACGGGTACCGCTGTGTTTGTCCGTCGGGCTTCGGCGGTGAGCACTGCGAGAAGGATGTAGATGAGTGTGCCAGTGGCCCGTGCCTGAACGGCGGCCGTTGCAAGGACGACGTCAACGGCTTCCAGTGCCTGTGCCTGCCCGGTTTCTCTGGCAACTTCTGTCAG CTGGATATCGACTACTGCATGCCGAACCCATGTCAAAACGGGGCCCAGTGTTTCAACCTGGCTACTGACTACTTCTGCAAATGTCCCGAAGACTATGAGGGCAAGAACTGTTCCCATTTGAAGGACCACTGTCGTACCACACCCTGCAAAG tgattGACAGCTGCACGGTTGCCGTGGCATCCAACAGCACCCCTGGGGGCATGCGTCTGATTTCGTCCAATGTGTGCGGGCCCCACGGGCGCTGCCGGAGCCAGGCTGGGGGCCAGTTCAGCTGCGAGTGCCAGGAGGGCTTCACTGGGACATACTGCCATGAGA ATATAAATGACTGTGAAAGCGGCCCGTGTCAGAACGGGGGAACGTGTATTGACAAAGTCAGCCTGTACCAGTGCATCTGTGCCGAGGGTTGGGAGGGACCCAACTGCGACAACA ACATTGACGACTGCAACACCAACCCCTGTCGTAACCGCGGCACGTGCCGGGACCTGGTGAACGACTTCTACTGTGAGTGTAAGAACGGATGGAAGGGCAAGACATGTCACTCAA GGGAGAGCCAGTGTGACGAGGCGACATGCAACAATGGCGGAACGTGCTACGATGAAGGGGACACCTTCAAATGCATGTGTGCCGCCGGATGGGAGGGTTCCACCTGTAATATAG CTAAGAACAGCAGCTGTCTGCCTAGCCCTTGTGAGAACGGAGGCACCTGTGTGGTCAGTGGAGACTCTTTCACCTGTGTCTGCAAAGAGGGCTGGGAGGGCCTGACCTGCAACCAAA ATTCCAACGACTGCAATCCTCACCCTTG CTATAACAGTGGAACCTGTGTGGACGGAGATAACTGGTACCGGTGTGAGTGTGCCGCAGGATTCGCAGGACCAGACTGCAGGATTA ACATCAACGAGTGCCAGTCGTCGCCTTGTGCGTTCGGCTCCACCTGCGTAGATGAGATCAACGGCTACCGCTGCCTGTGTCCACCAGGGAGGGCCGGCCCCAGATGCCAAGAAG TTGCTGGGAGACCCTGTGTTGTCAGTGGTCTGGTGGCCGTGGACGGGACCAAATGGGACGACGATTGCAACACCTGCCAGTGCCACAATGGGAAGGTCACCTGTACAATG ATCTGGTGCGGTCCCAAATCCTGCCGGGTCCACAGTAAAAGCCACAGTGGTGGCGAGTGCCCGGTCGGTCAGATGTGTGTGCCCGTTCGGGACGAGTGCTGTTTTGTCAAACCATGCCCCAGCCAGGGCGAGTGCTGGTCGGCCTCCCACAGTCCCAAGCCCCACGCAAAGTGCCACCCCGAGAGCAACTGTGCCAATGTCACCTTCACCTTCAACAAGGACACCATGCCACAG ggctTGACTGTTGAGAACATCTGCAGCGAGCTAAGGAGTCTGTATGTGGTGAGGAACCTCTCGTCAGAGTACTCGGTGTCCATGACATGCGAGCCATCGGCCACAGCCAACAACGAGATCCATGTAGCCATC tcgaCGGAGGACCCCAGAAGAGGCAAGGCCCCTATCAAGGAAATCACGGACAAGTTCATAGACCTGGTCAGCAAGCGAAACGGCAACAGCACTATCACCACAGCCGTCATCGAGGTCCGCGTCCAGAGGAGGCAGAGCCACAACCCCAATG ACTACCTGGTCCCCCTGCTGGTGTCCGTAGTCATCGTCATCTGGCTCCTGGCTGTGGTCTCTGCTTTTATCTGGTGCCTCAAGCGGCGCCGAAAGCCCAGCACCCACACGGGTGTCAACACCCAGTCGTCGTCCCCAGCGACGACAGCCGAAGACACCAACAACGCAGTCAACAACGTGCGCGAGCAGCTCAACCAGATCAAGAATCCCATCGATAAACACGGTCTGACCAATGGCCTACCCCCAGTTAAAGAAcaccccaaccaccaccactatcactatgaGGACAAGAACTCTCTTATCAATGCCAAAATTAGAACAAACAACTCTGACGTGGGTAGCCACCATTCGGATGACGAGGAGTCTGAGAAGAGGTTTCAGAAGGCTAGGTTCCCAAGGCATACGCCATATACGTTAGTGGACCGGGAGGAGCGGAGCCCACAGCCGCTCCGCACGGCCGGCAAACACCCCAACTGGATTAACAAACAGGACAACAGAGACTTGGAGTCGGCGCAGAGCTTAAACCGAATGGAATTCATTGTATAG